From Micromonospora auratinigra:
GACCGGCCCGATCAACTGCGGCACCGAGCACGAGATGTCGATGCGGCAACTCGCCGAGACGATCGTGTCACTCACCGGAAGCACGTCCGAGGTGAGCTACATCACCCGGGCCTCGGACGACCCGGAGATGCGTCGTCCGGATCTCACCCTCGCCCGTGAGCTGCTGGGATACGAGCCCACCGTGACGCCCGAAGACGGTCTCGGACGCACGATCGCGTACTTCCGCGAGCGGCTAGGGTACTGAGCCACCCTGGGAGCCCGCTGACACCCGGTTGCGCCTGAGGGCGGTAGTGGTCCGGCCGACCTACCCTCGGTTACATGTCAGCGACCTCGTCTGCCGGCGTCCCGCTCCCGTACCTCCACCGCAGCGCGGGCCGCGCCCAGGTGCCCGGCCCCGGCCAGGGCACCGGGCGGTCCCGCACGACCGACGCCCGCTGGTACCCCGCGCCGGACGAGGAGCGCCGCTCCGGCGGTCCCGGCGGCCCGGCCGGCCCCGGTGGGCCGGTGGGCCCGGGTGGACCCGGCGGCTCCCGTGGTCCCGGCCGGCGCCCGCGCTGGGGCCGGATCGGCCTGGTGGCCGGCGTGGCGGTGCTGGTGCTCGCGCTGCTGGGCGGTGCGGGTGCCTGGTTCTACGCCCGCAACCTCAACGACGACCTGGCCCGGACGGACCCGTTCTCGGAGATCACCGGGGGCCGGCCGGCGAAGAAGGTCGACGGCGCGTTGAACATCCTGATGGTGGGCAGCGACTCGCGCGACCCGGACGCCCCGGTGGAGTCCTCCGGCAAGTGGCGGTCGGACACGATCATCCTCATGCATATCCCGGCCGACCACAAGGCGGCCTACCTGGTCTCCATCCCGCGTGACCTGTACGTCCCGATCCCGGAGAACGCGGGCGCGTCGTGCGACTCCGGCCAGCGCAACAAGATCAACGCTGCCTTCGCGTTCGGCGGCCTGCCGCTGGCGGTGAAGACCGTGGAGTGCTTCAGCGACGTCCGGATCGACCACGTGATGGCGATCGACTTCGCCGGCTTCAAGGAGGTCACCGACGCCGTCGGCGGGGTGGACCTCAAGGTGGACCGGACGATCACCTCGATTCACAAGCCGTACCGGAAGTTCACCAAGGGCGTGAACCACATGGACGGCGCCGAGGCCCTCGACTGGGTCCGGCAGCGCAAGCAGTTCCCCGACGGCGACTTCGCCCGGATGCGCCACCAGCAGGAGTTCCTCAAGGCCCTGATGGACAAGGCGGCCAGCACCGGCACGCTGAGCAACCCGAAGAAGCTGAACGACTTCCTCAAGGCGGTCACCGCGGCGGCCACCGTGGACAAGGACTTCTCGGTCACCGACATGGCGCTGGAGTTCCGCAACCTGCGCGGCGACAACCTCACCTTCCTGACCAGCCCCAACCTGGGCGGGCAGGACGTCGACGGCCAGTCGGTGGTGGTCTCCGACCGGGAGAAGGCGCTCGCTATGTACCAGGCCATCGCGGCGGACAAGATGGCCGACTGGGTGAAGGCCGACCAGCAGGCGGCGGGCTCCGGCAACTGACGCCCCCGAACCCCCGGACCGGTCGGTGGTCAAGGCTCGCGTAGGGCGCGCCAACCACCGACCGGTCGCTCTTCATCGACCGTTCGGACACACTGCTCGGACGACCGCCGGGTAAAGCGGGAATGGCCAGCAGATGAGGTCGCCAAGACGGGAACGGATACGTACAGTGGTCCCGCCCCCCGACCATCCGAGCTGGAGCACGCATGCCGGTTCACACCAGCCATCGCCCCCAGTCACTGGACGGAGCACCCGGCAGGGTGCCGCCGGTCATTCCGAACCAGCCCGTACCGGGCGGACGCGGCGCGGGCGGAGCGAAGAAGCGCACCCGGCGCAAGGATCCCCTCTGGGCCCGCCTGACGTTGATCTTCGGCGCGGTGCTGATGATGACCAGCGGCCTCGCCATCGTCGGCAGCAAGGCGGTGATCAGCAAGGCCACCAGCGGAATCGCCCAGCGCAACCTGCTCGGTGACGCGGGCAAGTCGGACGCCGAGGGCGGCAACAGCCTGGACGGCCCGATCGACATGCTGCTGCTCGGTGTCGACGCCCGGGAACGGTGGGCCAAGGACGACGTCCGGTCCGACACGATCATCATCCTGCACATCCCGGCCAGCCACGACCAGGCGTACCTGATCTCGATCCCGCGGGACACCGAGGCGCAGATCCCGGCCGACTCGAAGTCCGGCTACCCGGGCGGCGTCGACAAGATCAATGCGGCCTTCTTCTTCGGCGCCCAGAAGGGCGGCGGCTGGGAGGGCGGCGCCCGGCTGATGGCCAAGACCATCAAGAACATGACCGGGATCAGCTTCGACGGCGCCGCGATCATCAACTTCGGCGGCTTCAAGAACGTCATCGACGCGCTCGGCACGGTCCGGATCTGCGTCAGCCACGAGGTCAAGTCGCACCACATGTCGATGGTCGACGGCAAGCCGATGTGGAACGCCGACGCCAAGAAGACCGGCAAGCCGCGGACCCCGGTGGTGCACAAGAAGGGCTGCCGCGAGATGGAGGGCTGGGAGGCCCTGGACTACGCCCGCCAGCGCTACGGCCTGCCGAACAGCGACTACGACCGCCAGCAGAACCAGCAACAGCTGATCAAGGCGATGGCGAAGAAGGCCACCGACAAGGGCATGCTGACCAACCCGCTGAAGCTGAACCAGCTGATGAAGGCGGCCGGCAAGTCCCTCATCCTGGACACCGGCGGCGCGCCGATCGCGGACTTCATCTTCACTCTCAAGGGCGTCACCGGCAACGACCTGGTCACGCTGCGCACCAACGGCGGCACGTACGCCACCGCCGCCAGCGGGCGGGAGTCGCTCAACGAGACCAGCATGCAGATGTTCCGGGCGGTCAAGGAGGACAAGCTCGCCGACTTCGTGGTGGCGAACCCGGGCGTCCTCTCCACCCGGAAATGACCGCGCGCCGGCGGTAGCTGCGCGAAGCGGCCACCGCCGGGCCCCCGGCCCCGTAGCCTGACGTGAGCGGCATTCACGTACAGCGGGGAGGGGTGCCACGGCCAGGGCGGCACGGACCGGCAGCGGACGGGGGCGACCCGCCCGCTGGACCCGGTTCCTGCTCGGCGCGGGCCTCACCCTGGTCCTGCTCGCCACGCTCGGCCTCGCCGGCCTGCACTGGCTCACCCACCGCTACGAGCGCACCGTCACCCGGCAGCAACT
This genomic window contains:
- a CDS encoding LCP family protein, giving the protein MSATSSAGVPLPYLHRSAGRAQVPGPGQGTGRSRTTDARWYPAPDEERRSGGPGGPAGPGGPVGPGGPGGSRGPGRRPRWGRIGLVAGVAVLVLALLGGAGAWFYARNLNDDLARTDPFSEITGGRPAKKVDGALNILMVGSDSRDPDAPVESSGKWRSDTIILMHIPADHKAAYLVSIPRDLYVPIPENAGASCDSGQRNKINAAFAFGGLPLAVKTVECFSDVRIDHVMAIDFAGFKEVTDAVGGVDLKVDRTITSIHKPYRKFTKGVNHMDGAEALDWVRQRKQFPDGDFARMRHQQEFLKALMDKAASTGTLSNPKKLNDFLKAVTAAATVDKDFSVTDMALEFRNLRGDNLTFLTSPNLGGQDVDGQSVVVSDREKALAMYQAIAADKMADWVKADQQAAGSGN
- a CDS encoding LCP family protein, which encodes MPVHTSHRPQSLDGAPGRVPPVIPNQPVPGGRGAGGAKKRTRRKDPLWARLTLIFGAVLMMTSGLAIVGSKAVISKATSGIAQRNLLGDAGKSDAEGGNSLDGPIDMLLLGVDARERWAKDDVRSDTIIILHIPASHDQAYLISIPRDTEAQIPADSKSGYPGGVDKINAAFFFGAQKGGGWEGGARLMAKTIKNMTGISFDGAAIINFGGFKNVIDALGTVRICVSHEVKSHHMSMVDGKPMWNADAKKTGKPRTPVVHKKGCREMEGWEALDYARQRYGLPNSDYDRQQNQQQLIKAMAKKATDKGMLTNPLKLNQLMKAAGKSLILDTGGAPIADFIFTLKGVTGNDLVTLRTNGGTYATAASGRESLNETSMQMFRAVKEDKLADFVVANPGVLSTRK